One Dermatophagoides farinae isolate YC_2012a chromosome 6, ASM2471394v1, whole genome shotgun sequence genomic window carries:
- the LOC124493868 gene encoding uncharacterized protein LOC124493868, with amino-acid sequence MGGNHLLLLAILLPAIVTSLAPQTPSSSSSSGVRLNRILLRRTSRTAIPMRISSSPRQRFSRYIQEQQQQQQLESPQDVQQQPQQQQDDDNDIDSELEFLMNAFQQQQQQQQQEQQQEQQQQEQQPISMMMNGNGGGGGSVPASAMYTTLPYGGYSPAAGSASPTSTPRTVQQKEEDIPRRSQPAGLAAAGVEIDLSQKFMPQMREVDQSYGAGNGGQQNGASMGYSTRGYKNGGGNGGSSHDDYDMGFDNSIDMMDMMKNSIRGEPGKDYPILADIPITRFKCSDHESPGYYADVETQCQVFHICQADGRHNSFLCPNGTIFSQRHFVCVWWYEFDCMDSAAYFGLNAELYKEVEAIVESMPSGPANGGGFAAGSAGPITGGSVPSYGNGGVTQSPKQSMYQQQQMADDFTVEMGPMTTTSPMYYSGNGQRSKPSAIQNYGYSNGKNGNGNGQRPKLTSRYEPSYGSGGSSPMSVTPSPIGQETYETTPYNLDAALGEEIHSETPLIESLPLTTILPHVEKVVDMAIASRKTASTKSAYYGSNNGFGGKKLNGGSRPSYGSIKGGSNNGKSNNGGGSVPSTYGMANGSSSPSTSSSPSPPLSPASTVAARKNGGFKPQQQYQPSYGTKI; translated from the exons ATGGGCGGAAATCATCTACTGTTATTAG ccaTTTTGCTGCCAGCAATAGTAACGAGCTTAGCCCCtcaaacaccatcatcatcatcatcatcaggtgttcgattgaatcgaatcTTATTACGACGTACATCACGTACAGCCATACCGATGCGTATTAGTTCATCACCTCGACAAAGATTCTCTCGATATatacaagaacaacaacaacagcaacaattgGAATCACCGCAGgatgttcaacaacaaccgcaacaacaacaagatgatgataatgatattgattcaGAATTGGAATTCCTTATGAATGCAtttcagcagcagcaacaacaacaacaacaggaacaACAGCaagagcaacaacaacaagaacagcAACCAatatctatgatgatgaatggcaatggcggtggtggtggatcaGTTCCGGCTTCTGCTATGTATACAACACTTCCATATGGTGGTTATTCACCTGCTGCTGGGTCAGCTTCGCCAACTTCAACGCCTCGAACCGTACAACAGAAAG aAGAGGATATACCACGTCGTTCACAACCGGCTGGATTGGCTGCCGCTGGTGTTGAAATAGATTTATCACAAAAATTCATGCCACAAATGCGTGAAGTTGATCAATCATATGGTGCTGGTAATGGTGGTCAACAAAATGGTGCTTCAATGGGATATAGCACAAGAGGTTATAAAAATGGTGGAGGTAATGGTGGCAGCagccatgatgattatgatatggGTTTTGATAACAGTATCGATATGAtggatatgatgaaaaattcgatCCGTGGTGAACCGGGTAAAGATTATCCTATTCTAGCAGATATTCCTATTACACGATTCAAATGTTCAGATCATGAATCGCCAGGTTATTATGCTGATGTTGAAACACAATGTCAAGTTTTTCACATCTGTCAAGCGGATGGCCGTCATAATTCATTCCTTTGTCCAAATGGTACCATTTTTTCACAACGTCATTTTGTATGCGTTTGGTGgtatgaatttgattgtatGGATTCAGCGGCTTATTTTGGATTGAATGCTGAATTGTATAAAGAAGTTGAAGCAATCGTAGAATCAATGCCAAGCGGCCCAGCTAATGGAGGTGGATTTGCAGCTGGTAGTGCTGGACCAATCACCGGTGGTAGTGTACCAAGTtatggtaatggtggtgttACTCAATCCCCGAAACAATCTATgtatcagcaacaacaaatggcTGATGATTTTACTGTTGAAATGGGtccaatgacaacaacatctCCAATGTATTATTCTGGTAATGGTCAACGATCAAAACCATCAGCTATTCAAAACTATGGATATAGCAATGGCAAAAATGGTAACGGAAATGGCCAACGACCAAAACTAACCTCAAGATATGAACCATCATatggtagtggtggtagCTCACCAATGTCTGTGACACCTAGTCCAATCGGTCAAGAAACCTATGAAACAACGCCTTACAATTTGGATGCTGCATTAGGCGAAGAAATTCATTCGGAAACACCATTAATCGAATCATTACCATTGACAACTATATTACCACATGTGGAAAAAGTCGTAGATATGGCCATTGCTAGCCGAAAAACAGCTTCAACTAAATCAGCATATTATGGTTCAAATAATGGTTTCGGAGGTAAAAA aTTAAATGGTGGTTCGAGACCATCATATGGTAGTATAAAAGGTGGTAGCAATAATGGTAAATCGAATAATGGCGGCGGTAGTGTACCATCAACATATGGAATGGCAAATGGAagttcatcaccatcgacatcatcatcaccatcaccaccattatcaccAGCATCAACGGTAGCAGCACGAAAGAATGGTGGATTtaaaccacaacaacaatatcaaccatcatatggaacaaaaatttaa